The genomic region AGCAACGCTTATCATCAATACCAAACTTTAGAGCTAAAATATCAGCACGCCGATAAGATTCGACATTTCCCTCTATGTAGTTTCATGATTTATGCCGGGATACATCCGGGGTGCTCTTCTTAACACCCCAAAATTGACTTTAAACCGGATCTTGGATGAATTTAACACCGGTGTTAGTCCAACAAGCGTAATATTATCGGCCTCAATTTAAACATGGGAATTAATAATTCCTGCGGCACATCCTGCTATTGCCGAATTCGGACCCTTATCTTGGGATTAACGACCCCTATTAGAAAAGAGAATAGGAACAGCAGGACCGAGAGCTGCGAAACTTTAATGGAAAACAAAAGTTATGGTCGTTTATTTAAATGAGCGTACAACCGGCTAATTATCCCAacttaacaatttttcatttttactgaTGAATTTCAAGCGGGTCCCTTGAAGACTGTAACTCATAATTACTATTTTGAACCATTacattgttattattaacGCGATTTGCCAGTTGAATCCACCGCGTCATCGCACGTGTGCATGCAGACATTTTCCCTTAAGAACCGTCACCAATGCGGCATTGAAGgatttgtaaaattattttttaatatttttcctccGCCAAAACCGATCAACATGACAATTTATGTCACGTTTTGCACTTTCTCCGTTATTATAAAGATTAATGTGTGGAAATAGCTATTGATGTAACTAGTTAGAAAAAGTACTCTTGAGTGTACCGAGCAGATCTCTCAAAAATACGTAGAGCGAATTATACAATTTGTCACTTCCTGGTTTAAATCAAACCAACATTAGTCCCAACTCCCTATAAAACGGACTTGACACTAATTCAAAACCATGCAGTATGGAGCTTCTTCCTACATCGGTCAACAAAGGGCGTTCCTTAATAAATCTTATTATTTACCTGAAATTTGGAGCTCGTCGAAAGACCCGATCCGCAGGAACTTCCAAACTGTCTTCAATCAGGGGATATGTACGGACAACTCTTGGAAGGTTTGTCCCATGATACAAATGCCGTATCAGTGTGTGAGAATTTCCACAGTGCACGTTGAGGGAGTTGAGTAACCCTACTTAGGTCCTACAAATGAGGGAGTCTTGTTTTTGAGTCCCGTCCTGATGAAAACGGTACGTCCTTCCCTGTAGCTCAACCAAAGGCGGACCACTGTAACAATAAAAGATCCGTTAGATTCTGGTAAAGCTGCGCAATTCGGAGTTCAAGAatgtaaagttttaaaaaatccattttttatgCCCATTTATGAATTCCATCGAATACacgaaaaaaacttaaattttttatttatttttttctcagtttATTTGCTGagttaattgaaaatgattgGTAATTCATCATGGCAACGTTTTTCTTTGTGCGTCGTGGCAatgttatatttgaaattcgacgtttcaattttcaacaatcATGACCAATTTGAGTATGGTCAATGATTAGCTTTGAAGGTagtttattccatttttccggtaaatttggtatttaaagGTTAACTGGGAATTGAATCAACAGACAGGGtaaaagggggggggggatctAATTCCGGAAACAAATGAATGGAATTCCCCACGCAGATAACGGAGGGGGTCGAAGACCTATCTGCACCTCCATATGGTGACCCCTGAATACCGCCTCCTCCGAGTCCCGATAACCAACACCGGCGAAGGGAGAGGGAGGCAACACACGCGGAAAACAGAAGGATAAATGTTCAATGAGGGAACTCGGGAAGTGCTTCGATGCCGACCTGCGCAACGACTTATTACATCATCTGAAACCAATCTTTAGAGCAGACCCGACAGGAAAGACCACAGGAGGTCAAGGCGAAAAGACAAAGGAACCAAACACGCAAGGACGTATTGACGCCACGACACGGAAAGAAGCATCTCAGAAGAAAATGCAAACATGCAGGAGCAATTTCCGttatcgaaaaaatatttgccgGACACACCTGTCAGGATTGATAATAATACACCATGTGATCATAAGGGCATCGACAAAGTGATTGGAAGAAGAATACGACAGCACAGAAATGATCCAAAAAGAACGTAGTTGTTGGGAAAACCTAATAGATGAGGAGAGGGCGGATCAACTAGCAGAAAACGTGTGGAGGAGAGAGTAGCTATTGGTAGCCCTCTCTCATCCTGACAATATATCCCTCAGGAAGCCTTCCGGAATCGAAGAAGGGTTTTTACATTCCGAAGtttatagaatatttttttcgtttaaaaaaaaaggcagATGACAATAGAGGAAAAAGAACAAAAGTGCCGTTTTCTTCTCCAAAATGAGGGAGAAAACTTCTGTGTTTTCGCACGGCGAACAAAAACGATATAAAAACGTAATAATCtgtgaatataaaaatatatatttcccGTATTCAACAATACCATAATCCTCcagtaataaaaatacaatctGTTGTTATGCaactattaacaaaaattaaaagataaatacAAACTATATACAAGATTAACAATCACAACTCAGATCTACAAATAATGACTATCAGCCTAAACATGACAAATAGCAAGGAATATAATAAATTGTCTTAGGTACCTTCGTATCACtgggaaaatgccatttaaaatCTATTAATAAACCTACCAACAACATATCAAAagctaaatttctaaaaaataataatatatttgtcACCAATTTcttatatctatttttaaagatttcaatatagaaaattataaagaaattttctaattaatgtaaaaaggCAACACATAACTAAAATTGACGAGTCGGGGaaaacaaagagaaaaatatagATATAACGAGGAAATGTGGTTatataaaacagaaaaattaaaatgttttaactgTAACTTCTTTGGACTTCTTTTGCACATTATTTGTATCCATTTGATCCTCCACTTGGAGGTCCATATTCGGAAGGTGGGGGACCAGCCGTGGGATATCCACTTTCCGGCTGACCACTCTCCGGATAAGGCCCACCGCTCTCCTTCTTCTATATTTACATAAGGGTTAGCTTAAAACAAAAGTTATCTTCAAGATCAATCTTACCGTCTTGTATCTGATGAAGTAAACCTCCGGTTTGCTCGGTTGAGTTGGAGCAGGAGTAGGAATGCTAATCTCAGGCGCCTCTTCAGGCTTCTTCACCAAAACGTAAACCAACGTTTTCTCCTCATTTTGAGGTTGGGCAGGAATTACTGGGACAGTCGGAGTTGGGGGAGTTGGAGcctgattaataattttattcatgaGACACCATTAGTTGGTGCACTAAATGACTCTAAAATACGTTctcgctttttttttctacaactGAAGAATAACAAGTTAATAATAACCCTATTATGactcattatttacctaggGAGCCAATCGGCTGCAATGTCGTCAACTCCGTTGTTGTTTTGGTACAGTTACCATAGAAattagtgtcaaattaagctCCACCTTTGATCTGAAGAGCCAAAGCGCGTagtctttttttgtttcggatttaatttatggttaatttaggcaaatttgttgcaattttataaaatctaGTAAAATCCGTTAATGCAAAGAATCATATCCGTTATGATATCTATACAAGTCTTGGATCCGCGTCTCGAGATTTAAACTATACGTTCGGATGATAATGATGTACTTCACGGCCTTAGCGTATAATAAACTGTTTTATATTCATTTCAACGTCTAGAGCGACCCGTTTTTTCTCATCGACGCCATTTTCCCACCAGATACCaaagcttattaaaaaaatattatctgacTTTTCTGAGCAATATTTCTGGTAGATTATTCACAAAATCTTTCTCTTTCATCCTTCGAAGATTAAGTCGCGCACCAGATACGAAAATAATTACTCCACCCCGacatttcacaatttttctaACCTTTATGAATATAATCTTGTAGTGTTTCTGCGCAGGGGCAACTTCAATAGGCTTCCTAGGTTTCTGAACCTCCTTGTCTGGAGGAGGCACATGAACGTACACGTGCTTCTGCACTACAGGGGGCGCAGCGGGGGGTCCGTATTTCGAGGGTGGTGGGCCTGGCGGGGGTCCTGAAGGGGGCCCATAGCTGTCAGCAGGAGCACTTGGTGCACTTGGGTAAGAGTAACCTTGGGGTTTCGCCCATGTAACCGCTAGAAGAGTGGTAATTGCCTAGAAGTTATACAAAATTGCAGTGGAGACCCATAATAACGTTCCTTTTTTGATTTGTAAAGCGATTGAACTGCATTCTTGAGATTAGCTTGATGTTTCAATGACTTAATGTCGCTGATTAATTGCCTATCTGATTCGTCTATTAATTATGGCATTGATCATGGCTCTAGTTAGCCCGTCTTGAAATTCCCAGGTTGATGTCCCAAGGGTTATtcgttaaattaaaactaaagtcGTTAAGTTAAAACTACTTACAAATTTAgcaagaaaatattcaaaccaattttagaaattaaacacgtttaaaattattattgacaattatattgatttttcttGTATCATTATTCAATTCTCTCACTACTATTACGTCAAAGCCATGAACTATGACGAAGTGAGTTTTTAAAATCCTCTTTTGCATTAACAAATACCTCCAGATAAACtcaggaaaaaattcaaaccttttaatccaaaatcgaatttttcccTAGTTCGGGTTTTATTTGACTTGCTTGACCCTTTTGGTTTTGGACATCCCAGTGGTGAGAGTTTTAAAGAAtagaatttgtaaaaagtacATTATTCTCAAAGAGAGTCGTGATGAACAAGCTGTGTTAAAGCTTAAATCCGtttcgaaattaattgaaattttgtttggatTGTTGGTCAATATTTGTCGATAATTGTGTCCATCCAAACTTGGGCAATCTGTGCCCGATTTCTTTAAGTCGCATGTTTAAATATGTAAGTTGAAGACCTCTCATACCGAACATGCATTGATATTATGGGTCACACTTCTCGGCTTTAATTGCAAGAAGGTACCCGCCACGAACCCATATTACAATCAATCAAACGTGTCTGCACTGGCAATGGGGTAATGTGCTAATagtgaaaataaaagtatAGGAACGCATAAcaaatcaacaaaattaattaccgTTTCTACCCATAAGTAAATGCTAATCAACTTATAGAcccattttgatattttgatgaGGATCTGCTATACTTTCACGAACAAATATCACCAACCATAGAACGCCCAATTCGGtttggtttattttgttgcGTTCGCACAGGTCTAGAGAGAGAAACATTTACAAGTTCCTGTATTTACTAGAGAGAGACGAACGTGAGCGCAAACATCCATGAACGCAACTTCCTGCTACCACTTACGACATTTTCATCTTACTGAACGTTCCCATTAAACATttagagcacataacgtaACGTGCGTTTCTTCTATTGTTGAGAAGAAAGCTGAGGACGTTTATTGTTGTACAAAATGCATAATCTTGcttataatattaattaaactgcTTACGAGGCCGGGTCAACGAATTAAAGGGAAACTAGAGTTCTGAGCGTGAAGCGTGAAATAAGTATGTAGATTAAACAAGAGagcagaaaataattattgcccTAGGACTGTAAGAGGAAAGAACATGGACGATTTTATAatctaaaatgaaaatatccaGTCAAGTGACAAACGGAACAtctaattttcttgatttccCACGTTGAAATTCCCATCAGCTAACACTGTTATCTTAAGCAATGATACACGCTGTGCAATAATCGCGTACAATAATTCATTATAAAATAtgaatcattttcaaaataattgttgCACAGAACTGTGACGAAACGAGGCTACTTAATAGTATTTTGATGATACTTAATGATTTTTCGGGTCATCAGAGGAGTTAGGCAACGGACTTTTCAACGGCGATTTGGGTCATTGCAATTCCAAGCATTTGAAGAGCTGTGCAAATATAACAAATTGCTACATATTCATCTTCATGTTGTAGCATAGCGCATCTTGTTTAGATGCTTTTCCTGTTAATCGATTGCCAAAATCACCAATAAGATTGTGATCAGGAGCAACAATTTCGCTTCAAGTAAACAAATGTCCGTTATTGGTAATTAGCTGTACACACGGTGTCCCGAAATTAGCTGCCAAGGCTAAACAGCAAAAGCTTCGGTTGAAAATGATACTTGTTCGTTATACAAACTATGTTCAAAACCTTCTTAGTTGGcgatacacagggtgtttaaattttttattaatttagtcTAGTGAGAATCTACACAAAAATCATGTTTGATATGCAGATCTCCTTTACCGCCTCAAGCtgtttaacgaaattttaattcgcTGTTCAATTCAAGAACCGTTTCGCCCTTTTGCATTTTCGCATCTTTTAGTATCTGTCaaagtttttcagttatttgccAGAGCATCCAGAAACGTATGAGATCTCCCGTAAGAAGTCCATTGCTTCACGTGTTCCCATTTCGATTTCCAGATACAAAAGAAATTACAAGGTTTTGCCTTATTGACTGATTTCTCAATTTAACTTTCAGACTTGTTTTACGTGAACCCATAAAAGTGGCCGTTATAGTTGAGTACCAGACCCTTAAAGCTCGGTTTTTCAAACCCCTCGTAACTTTGCCAGCAAAATGCTTTCcggcaattttcttcaatacaatcgaaatatttttgctgGCAAGATTACCGGAAGTTTGAAAAACCGAATCTAAACTCTGGACACCTTCTACCATAAAAGTAAACCGAGAATAAACAGGCGTCGCCACGAATTTCACTGTGAGAAATA from Euwallacea fornicatus isolate EFF26 chromosome 29, ASM4011564v1, whole genome shotgun sequence harbors:
- the TwdlE gene encoding uncharacterized protein TwdlE → MRIFVAITTLLAVTWAKPQGYSYPSAPSAPADSYGPPSGPPPGPPPSKYGPPAAPPVVQKHVYVHVPPPDKEVQKPRKPIEVAPAQKHYKIIFIKAPTPPTPTVPVIPAQPQNEEKTLVYVLVKKPEEAPEISIPTPAPTQPSKPEVYFIRYKTKKESGGPYPESGQPESGYPTAGPPPSEYGPPSGGSNGYK